The window CCGACTTCAGGTGCAGCACCTTGCTCACCGGTACGGCGGCGACCCGCGCCCCCAGCGGTTCGAAGGCCGCCCGCAGCTGCTGGACGCCGGCCGCGTTGGTGCGGCCGCCGCGGCCGACGTAGATCGTGTCGCCGACCTTGAGCACGTCGCCGCCGTCCAGCGTGCCCGGCTCCCAGACCCAGTTCACGGAACAGCCGAGCGAGGCCACGGCCTCCTCGACGCCGATGGTCTCGTCGCGCCGGGACTCGGCACCGGGCCGGGTGATCAGCGCGACGTTCTTGTACATGACGACCGTGTCCTCGACGAACACCGAGTCGGGGCAGTCGTCGGCCGGATCGACCTCGATCGTCTCCCAGCCGTGCGTACGCAGGGCCTCCGTATACGCCTCCCACTGCTCGACCGCGAGATCGACGTCGACCTTCTCCCGCTCGATGTGCGTCACCAGCCCTTCGGCGAGGCGCGGGCTCGGGCGGCGGACGAGGGCCTTCTTGCTGGGCACGACGGGATCTCCGGATCGGTGGCAGGTTGCGGCGCCCATGATGAACGGGGTACCGACCAGCCATCATGCAGGGCCTACCCGCCCGTACAAAACCCTCGTGGTCAGGCTGTGGCCCTCCTGAGATGCTCCGCGGTGAAGCAGCCGCGTCGCCGGCTTGATCCGCTGCCGTTCACCGTTGCCCTTGTCCCGCAGCCTCGGGGCCGGCAGATCGCCGAGGCGGCCGAGGTTGCAGCCGGCGCCGCGCGCCACCGCGATCGTGTCGAAGGCGATCGACGACTTCCCCGATCCCGAAAGGCCGGTGAACCCGGTCAGCCGGCCTTTCGGGATGCGGCCATGCAGTGAAGCTAGGCGGGATATCCGACAGCTTCTGGCGTGATTTCCTTGAGTTCTCCGTCCTCCACCATCAGCCAGCGCGTGATGCCGATCGACTCCAGGAACGGCAGGTCGTGGCTGGCCACGATCAGCGCCCCCTCGTACGACTCCAGGGCCGTGGTGAGCTGCCGTACGCTCGCCATGTCCAGGTTGTTCGTCGGCTCGTCCAGCATCAGCAGCTGCGGTGCGGGCTCGGCCAGCATCAGCGCGGCCAGTGCCGCCCGGAAGCGTTCGCCGCCGGACAGCGTCGCCGCCTTCTGGTCGGCGCGGGCGCCCCGGAACAGGAAGCGGGCCAGCCGCGCCCGGACCCGGTTGTTGGTGGCGGCCGGTGCGAACCGGGCCACGTTCTCGGCGACCGACAGCTCGCCGTCGAGCACGTCGAGCCGCTGCGGCAGGAAGCGGAGCGGGACGTGTGCCGTCGCCTCACCCGACACCGGCGGCAGCTCCCCGGCGATCGTCCGCAGCAGCGTCGTCTTGCCCGCGCCGTTGCGCCCGATCAGCGCGATCCGCTCCGGTCCGCGCAGATCGAAGCCGCCGGGCACGCGCGCGCCGTACGCCAACTCCAGGTCCAGGAGCGTGAGGACGGTCCGCCCCGGCGGTACGGCCGTGTACGGCAGGTCGACGCGGATCTCGTCGTCGTCCCGTACGGCGTCCACCGCCTCGTCGAGCCGCTCCTTTGCCTCGGCGAGCTTCTCCTCGTGCATGATGCGGTGCTTGCCGGCGGACTCCTGCGCCGCCCGCTTGCGCGCTCCCATGACGATCTTCGGCTCGCGCTTCTGGTCCCACATCTTCTGCCCGTACCGCTTGCGCCGGGCCAACTTGACCTGGGCGTCGACCAGTTCACGCTTCTGCTTCTTCAGGTCCGCCTCGGCGACCCGCACCATGCGCTCGGCCGCCTCCTGCTCGGTGGCGAGTGCCTCCTCGTAGGCGGAGTAGTTGCCGCCGTACCAGGTGACCTCCCCGGAGCGCAGATCGGCGATCTGGTCGACCAGGTCCAGGAGTTCGCGGTCGTGGCTGACCACCACCATCACCCCCGGCCAGGCGGCGACGGCCGCGTAGAGCCGCCTGCGTGCGTACAGGTCGAGGTTGTTGGTGGGCTCGTCGAGCAGCAGGACGTCCGGGCGGCGCAGCAACAGCGCGGCCAGGCGCAGGAGCACCGACTCGCCGCCCGAGACCTCGCCGATGGTGCGATCCAACTCGACGTGGCCGAGCCCGAGTTCGCCGAGCGTGGCGAGGGCCCGCTCCTCCACGTCCCAGTCGTCGCCGACGGTCTCGAAGTGCTCCTCGGCCGCGTCGCCCGCCTCGATGGCGTGCAGCGCGGCTCGCTGGGCCGCGATGCCGAGGGCCTCGTCGACCTTGAGAGCGGTGTCGAGGGTGACGTTCTGCGGAAGCCAGCCGACCTCGCCCGCGACGCGCACGGCGCCGTCGACCGGGGGGAGTTCACCGGCGATGAGCTTCAACAGGGTTGATTTCCCCGATCCGTTGACGCCGACGAGCCCGGTCCTGCCCGGGCCGAACGCGACGTCGAGGCCCTCGAAGACGGGGGTGCCGTCGGGCCAGGTGAAGGAGAGGGACGTACAGGTGATGGAAGTAGACATACCGGCCTCCGCGGATGCTCGAAGCGATCAAGGGCAAACGCGTT of the Streptomyces sp. T12 genome contains:
- the ddaH gene encoding dimethylargininase, with protein sequence MPSKKALVRRPSPRLAEGLVTHIEREKVDVDLAVEQWEAYTEALRTHGWETIEVDPADDCPDSVFVEDTVVMYKNVALITRPGAESRRDETIGVEEAVASLGCSVNWVWEPGTLDGGDVLKVGDTIYVGRGGRTNAAGVQQLRAAFEPLGARVAAVPVSKVLHLKSAITALPDGTILGRIPQLDVPSLFPRFLPVPEESGAHVVLLGGGKLLMAASAPKTAELLADLGHEPVQIDISEFEKLEGCVTCLSVRMRDLYA
- a CDS encoding ABC-F family ATP-binding cassette domain-containing protein, with protein sequence MSTSITCTSLSFTWPDGTPVFEGLDVAFGPGRTGLVGVNGSGKSTLLKLIAGELPPVDGAVRVAGEVGWLPQNVTLDTALKVDEALGIAAQRAALHAIEAGDAAEEHFETVGDDWDVEERALATLGELGLGHVELDRTIGEVSGGESVLLRLAALLLRRPDVLLLDEPTNNLDLYARRRLYAAVAAWPGVMVVVSHDRELLDLVDQIADLRSGEVTWYGGNYSAYEEALATEQEAAERMVRVAEADLKKQKRELVDAQVKLARRKRYGQKMWDQKREPKIVMGARKRAAQESAGKHRIMHEEKLAEAKERLDEAVDAVRDDDEIRVDLPYTAVPPGRTVLTLLDLELAYGARVPGGFDLRGPERIALIGRNGAGKTTLLRTIAGELPPVSGEATAHVPLRFLPQRLDVLDGELSVAENVARFAPAATNNRVRARLARFLFRGARADQKAATLSGGERFRAALAALMLAEPAPQLLMLDEPTNNLDMASVRQLTTALESYEGALIVASHDLPFLESIGITRWLMVEDGELKEITPEAVGYPA